Proteins encoded together in one Lathamus discolor isolate bLatDis1 chromosome 3, bLatDis1.hap1, whole genome shotgun sequence window:
- the MB21D2 gene encoding nucleotidyltransferase MB21D2 isoform X2 — MVQKLDQKLPVANEYLLLSGGVREGVVDIDLDELNVYARGTDYDMDFTLLVPALKLHDRNQPVTLDMRHSALCHSWLSLRLFDEGTISKWKDCCTIVDHINGATNYFFSPTKVADWFYDSISIVLSEIQKKPQRGMPKVEKVEKNGTIISIILGVGSSRMLYDIVPVVSFKGWPAVAQSWLMENHFWDGKITEEEVISGFYLVPACSYKGKKDNEWRLSFARSEVQLKKCISSSLMQAYQACKAIIIKLLSRPKAISPYHLRSMMLWACDRLPASYLAQEDYAAHFLLGLIDDLQHCLVNKMCPNYFIPQCNMLEHLSEETVMLHARKLSSVRSDPAEHLRTAIEHVKAANRLTLELQRRGSTTSIPSPQSDGGDINQPDDRLAKKLQQLVTENPGKSISVFINPDDVTRPHFRIDDKFF; from the coding sequence ATGGTTCAGAAACTTGACCAGAAGCTGCCTGTAGCCAATGAGTACCTGCTGCTTTCAGGAGGTGTGCGGGAAGGTGTGGTGGACATTGATCTTGATGAGCTGAATGTTTATGCACGAGGCACAGACTATGACATGGACTTCACCCTGCTTGTGCCCGCACTGAAGCTGCATGACCGCAACCAACCAGTTACGCTGGACATGCGCCACTCAGCTTTGTGCCACTCCTGGCTGAGCCTGCGTCTGTTTGATGAAGGAACTATCAGCAAATGGAAGGACTGCTGCACAATAGTGGACCATATCAATGGAGCTACCAATTATTTCTTCTCTCCAACAAAAGTGGCAGACTGGTTCTATGACTCCATTAGCATTGTCCTCTCTGAGATCCAGAAAAAACCCCAGCGAGGGATGCCAAAGGTAGAGAAGGTGGAAAAGAATGGGACTATTATATCCATCATTTTGGGAGTGGGCAGCAGCCGCATGCTGTACGACATTGTCCCTGTGGTGTCCTTCAAAGGCTGGCCAGCTGTGGCCCAGAGCTGGCTGATGGAGAACCACTTCTGGGATGGGAAAATCACAGAGGAGGAAGTCATAAGTGGGTTTTACTTAGTGCCTGCATGTTCCTACAAGGGGAAGAAGGACAATGAATGGAGGCTTTCATTTGCCAGAAGTGAAGTGCAGCTGAAAAAGTGCATCTCCAGCAGCCTCATGCAAGCCTATCAGGCCTGCAAAGCTATCATCATCAAATTGCTGTCCCGCCCCAAAGCCATTAGTCCATATCACTTGCGGAGCATGATGCTGTGGGCTTGTGACAGGCTACCAGCCAGCTACTTAGCCCAAGAGGATTACGCCGCCCATTTCCTCCTGGGTCTCATTGATGATCTCCAGCACTGCTTGGTCAACAAGATGTGCCCTAACTATTTCATCCCCCAGTGCAAtatgctggagcacctctctgaGGAAACAGTCATGCTGCATGCACGGAAGTTGTCCTCAGTCCGCTCAGACCCTGCCGAACACCTTCGAACTGCCATTGAACATGTCAAAGCAGCCAACCGGTTAACGCTAGAGCTCCAGCGGCGGGgcagcaccaccagcatccCCTCCCCGCAGTCAGATGGAGGGGACATCAACCAGCCTGATGACCGATTAGCCAAAAAGTTGCAACAGCTAGTGACTGAGAATCCCGGGAAGTCCATCTCTGTCTTCATTAACCCAGATGATGTCACAAGGCCCCATTTCAGAATTGATGATAAATTTTTCTGA